Sequence from the Ictalurus furcatus strain D&B chromosome 25, Billie_1.0, whole genome shotgun sequence genome:
tAACAGCTAATCTACTGCAACTTGTATAGTGCAAGTAaaccaattttaaaaaatgttttgttagttaacaaagaaaaacatatatttgttCATATGGTGAGTTTTCTTGTAAGGAGAACAactttgtgcaattgcaatttcgccaattcaagtagttttccacaaaaattttccattgcaatttttttttaacagccgtagcaaaatcaagcatttttggccacaacaatcacaaaaaaaaacctcagcaaaatcctgtatgaacTGAATAACAAGCTACATAACAACTGTTAATAGCTGATATATCAGGAACTAACAAACATGGAACTTCCACAACATATCATAATTAATTAACTATAAATGGGTTaaaaaatatgacattattttaaaatgaaaagttttaCAATGATTTTACAATAATTTCAACATCcaagtgctgtggtataataggtATAAAAGACTTACAGCACTGAGAAATGCTCttagtggaaaattacatttaataacaCTGATAAACACTAATAATGAAACCATCTCTACTCATTGGTACTCACCTCACGCTGATGTTTGCTGTATGGCTTTAGCCAATTTCCTGCCGTGCTGATTGCTTCATTATTCTTTGAACAGTTCAGCAGTCCGGAGTCCTCATGGAACAACATGTCCACCATCTTCAAATCTTTCCTTTCATACCGACTGCTGCTTGGTGGAATGTAGTCAGTGCTGAAGGTGTGGTGAAGTACTACCATTATGGTTTTCTTACCATCTAGAAagtcaaataaattaattataggTGAATAATATACAAGTCTTACATTTTCAATTTTTCCAATTAATTACTTCATTTGATTAAAACAAATCTGTGCTTGGCTTTCAGAAACATAGCTCTTTGATTAGCATCCCCACTCGGCCGACCCTTATTTATTGTGCTTGATGATTAATCAGTCCTCATATTTCAGTTATTCTGAATGACTTTATCATTTTGTATTGCtacaaaaaaagtcagaattgtgcgATATGAACTCataattgtgagaaaaaaaatataagaaTTGTGAGATGTTTACTCAAAACAGTGAGACATaatgtcagaattgtgagatgtaaactcgcaattctgaggaaaaaaaggccggattgtgagatataaagtcgcaAATGTAAGAAATAAAGTTGCAGGAAGACATAAAGTCACTAttaccttttttatttgttttctctgtggtgGAAACTGTTTTCAAAACCTTAGCTGACACTTTAAGTGATAAAAACGTACCTACTGGATTCGTTATGTAAAGCAGGCCACTGAAACAGTTTACAGACTGTACTTACAGACCTGTCCAAGAGCAACATCGCTAATTCCATGTCCAGCTTCATTCCTTCATCAGTAATAAAATACTCCTTCTTGGATAAGCACTGCCAGTGTTTATCCTGGTGATGCATTTCATATCTTTAAGGgtttttctgggttttttttttttttgcttttctcaaAGCAACAGCATGGCTTCGGCCAtgtttctcttctctcccaGTAAGCTGTGGTGGATGGTGGAGTGAAGTGGTGATGGAGTGTCTATAAAACGATTGACGTAAGGCCCATCCAAATATTCTGGTCCGGACTGTAGTGCATTTGCAGACCCCACCCCcagctacagtatctcacaaaagtgagtacacccctcacatttttgtaaatatttgattatatcttttcatgtgacaacactgaagaaatgacactttgctacaatgtaaagtagtgagtgtacagcttgtgtaacactgtcaatttgctgtcccctcaaaataactcaacacacagtcattaatgtctaaaccgctggcaacaaaagtgagtacacccctaagtgaaaatgtccaaattgggcccaaagtgtcaatattttgtgtggccaccattattttccagcactgccttaaccctcttgggcatggagttcaccagagcttcacaggttgccactggagtcctcttccactcctccatgatgacatcactgagctggtggatgttagagaccttgtgctcatccaccttccgtttgaggatgccccatagatgctcaatagggtttagtccatcatcttcaccctcagcttctttagcaaggcagtggtcatcttcgaggtgtgtttggggtcattatcatgctggaatactgtcctgcggcccagtctccgaagggaggggatcatgctctgcttcagtatgtcacagtacatgttggcattcatggttccctcaatgaactgtagctccccagtgccggcagcactcatgcagccccagaccatgacactcccaccaccatgcttgactgtaggcaagacacacttgtctttgtactcctcacctggttgccgccacacatgcttgacaccatctgaaccaaataagtttatcttggtctcatcagaccacaggacatggttccagtaatccatgtccttagtctgcttgtctccagcaaactgtttgcgggctttcttgtgcatcatctttagaagaggcttccttctgggacgacagccatgcagaccaatttgatgcagtgtgtggcgtatggtctgagcactgacaggctgaccccccaccccttcaacctctgcagcaatgctggcagcactcatacgtctatttcccaaagacaacctctggatatgacgctgagcacatgcactcaacttctttggtcgaccatggcgaggcctgttctgagtggaacctgtcctgttaaaccgctgtatggtcttggccaccgtgctgcagctcagtgtcagggtcttggcaatcttcttatagcctaggccatttttatgtagagcaacaattatttttttcagatcctcagagagttctttgccatgaggtgccatgttgaacttccagtgaccagtatgagggagtgtgagagcgatgacaccaaatttaacacacctgctccccattcacacctgagaccttgtaacactaacaagtcccatgacaccggggagggaaaatagctaattgggcccaatttggacattttcacttaggggtgtactcacttttgttgtcagcggtttagacattaatggctgtgtgttgagttattttgaggggacagcaaatttacactgttacacaagctgtacactaactactttacattgtagcaaagtgtcatttcttgagtgttgtcacatgaaaagatataatcaaatatttacaaaaatgtgaggggtttactcacttttgtgagatactgtacataatacACTCCTGCTAAGGCAATGGCTtcaaccattattattattattattattattattattattattattattgatcatgTTCTGCACATTTTCCAGGATATTTGTACATAACTTAAATCAGTGATTGTACCTTTAAACATGAACTTTAGTTTCAGGATTTAGCACAGATGCTAATGGAATGCTCCATGTCCTATTTTACCTAAAATAATGGTGCATTTTAATTCATGTTAAATTAGTCAATTAAAATGGACTTTTTAATGTAGCATTTTCCTTAATTTACTGTAGTTTTTCTGCAGCTGTGTTAGGGGTTGGTGAGCGGAAGCAGAAGGACGCCATTTTGTCCTGTATGCCCTGTGACTCACCTGTGAGGCGAGACAGAACCGCTTCGATGTCGGTTCCTGCGCGAGAGACGATCGGACAGAAGACCACTTTCACATCgcactcctcctcctcattacTCACACTGATACTGTTCGGCAATTTAGACAGACGTTCAATGATTTCAGCACAAACGTTCTTGATGTTACCGCGATTTTCGACATAAACCTTGGTCGTAAACGTCTCTTTGCACAAAACATtaggtgtgtattttttaagTTGCTGGCCATAAAGCGCAATTCTAGCGGGAATTAAATTCATCCTGTGAAACACGTAAAAGAGGAAAGCTAGATTTACTTATTACAGCCTCTCCAACCTTTCGTATTTATGTCTGAGCTGCGGTTACTTTCACTTTTCACATTCGGTTTGACCTCACCGCTTCAAAGTGAAACTAAAGATCTGATTGGTTATAACAATGAACGTGGGAAAATACTcctttctgattggctggcagaAGTACATTTGCGTACATCTGGtgtagcctatatatatatatatatatatatatatatatatatatatatatataggctacaCTATGctgaccatatatatatatatatatatatatatatatatatatatatatatatatatatatggtcagcatggtgtatttattgttttactctTTTTACACTCAAATAACTGTACCATGTAATTTTCCACGTGTCTGGGGTGGTACTATTAAGTGTGCGTGTTTTGTACCTCTGGTATGTATCTTTCTGCTTTAAAAGTGATTTAATGTACATAAATAGACCTTTCATTTGGAATTGGAGTTACAGTTAAAGCTTTACTCACTTGCTCATTCACTCTTAGGAACTGCTTCATACTGGTCAGTGTCTGGGTGGATCcggatcctatcccaggaacactggggaTGAAatgggaacacaccctggatcaGATGCCAGTCTATTGTACTCTTACTGACTACggttacatgcacatcaaatttcgtttaaggtctatattcatatcgcagccatattccgaatacaaCGTTTATATGCGTAATGTGCAGAAATGTGATAGAAATCAAAGTGATTCTGATGTGATAGAAATCAAAGAGCTATGGAACAACTAGATGTTACAAACAAAACAGGCAAAATGCAGGCACATGATCTCTGGCAACAGCTTTCTCATAAGTAAACATAGACATTGGTGGGTGAGTGTCTTGCTTGTAggttataaaataaagtacagATTCATGGAATTTATGTCATCTGTTAGCTTTTTACTCATCATAAAATGCAGCAgctattaaaagaaaaacagcctGTGCTATCTTCCCAGATATCTTTCACACAATTCTGAAATGATAGAATTTGGATACAATATAGTGTCCGTTACGTATAATCCCTCT
This genomic interval carries:
- the LOC128601474 gene encoding uncharacterized protein LOC128601474; this encodes MNLIPARIALYGQQLKKYTPNVLCKETFTTKVYVENRGNIKNVCAEIIERLSKLPNSISVSNEEEECDVKVVFCPIVSRAGTDIEAVLSRLTDGKKTIMVVLHHTFSTDYIPPSSSRYERKDLKMVDMLFHEDSGLLNCSKNNEAISTAGNWLKPYSKHQREVCYKRILAVTAVAVIGSRILYRKWTGHWLLQSEIRFLNSVIRMRTKTNEYILNYI